Proteins from a genomic interval of Lycium ferocissimum isolate CSIRO_LF1 chromosome 2, AGI_CSIRO_Lferr_CH_V1, whole genome shotgun sequence:
- the LOC132048021 gene encoding RNA-binding protein 1-like, producing MESNTVQQGKIFVGGISLETTEEELTKHFCRYGEVVKSQIIKFRETGFGKGFGFVTFADSSVLDQLLQDQHIILGRTVDVKLAIPKGESRQCQRCSECQQFQRQNSETSRISHTRKIFVGGLPACLSEEEFKKYFESYGRIEDAKIIHDRGTNTPRGFGFVTYESEEAVTNVLQNRYYLLNNKRVEVKRTEPRERRVMDTCNYNFYPTYSGYELWPIYDSYGIYAPHYWSNHTTGTNVPVPQPILVPVPVPYFTPRHPVNCYGSMHNQVANERVSGEVSSNSAQNSCDSDYWGSHNSVSHEGNDQNHNNIEVQLVGNDSSRDPESTKPLEIEADNGEKDKSVKDSQVNTKAENGEKDHSVKNSQVNYLADNGEKDQCVKTSQVNTEAKNGEKDHSEKISQVNAEHDTSEEINGVSRCI from the exons atggagagtaacacTGTGCAACAAGGGAAGATTTTTGTTGGTGGAATATCACTGGAGACAACTGAAGAGGAACTTACAAAGCACTTTTGTCGTTATGGAGAAGTGGTAAAGTCACAAATAATCAAATTTAGGGAGACAGGTTTTGGAAAAGGCTTTGGTTTTGTTACCTTTGCTGATTCTTCTGTTCTTGATCAACTTCTTCAAGACCAACATATCATTCTTGGAAGAACG GTTGATGTTAAATTGGCAATACCCAAAGGTGAAAGCCGCCAATGCCAACGTTGTTCTGAATGCCAACAATTCCAAAGACAGAATAGTGAAACTAGCAGAATTAGCCACACGAGGAAGATTTTTGTTGGTGGATTGCCTGCTTGTTTATCAGAGGAagaattcaaaaaatattttgagagtTATGGAAGAATTGAAGATGCAAAAATTATCCATGATAGAGGAACCAATACGCCTAGGGGATTTGGGTTTGTCACCTATGAATCAGAGGAAGCTGTAACAAATGTGTTGCAAAACAGATATTACTTGTTGAATAATAAACGTGTTGAGGTTAAGAGAACAGAGCCAAGGGAAAGGAGAGTTATGGATACTTGTAATTACAATTTTTACCCTACATACTCAGGCTATGAATTGTGGCcaatttatgattcttatgggATTTACGCCCCTCATTATTGGTCCAATCATACTACGGGTACAAATGTACCGGTCCCGCAGCCTATACTGGTACCGGTACCAGTGCCGTATTTTACGCCTAGACATCCAGTCAACTGCTACGGCTCAATGCATAATCAAGTGGCTAATGAGAGGGTTTCTGGCGAGGTTTCATCAAATTCTGCTCAAAACTCATGTGATAGTGATTATTGGGGGTCTCACAACTCTGTTTCTCATGAAGGGAATGACCAAAATCACAACAATATTGAGGTTCAACTTGTTGGAAACGATTCATCTCGAG ATCCTGAGAGTACAAAGCCACTGGAAATAGAAGCAGACAATGGTGAAAAAGACAAAAGTGTGAAAGATTCACAGGTCAATACCAAAGCAGAAAATGGTGAAAAAGATCATAGTGTGAAAAATTCACAGGTCAATTACCTTGCAGACAATGGTGAAAAAGACCAATGTGTGAAAACTTCCCAGGTCAATACAGAAgcaaaaaatggtgaaaaagaCCACAGCGAGAAAATCTCCCAGGTCAATGCTGAACATGACACCTCAGAGGAAATCAATGGAGTTTCAA GGTGTATTTGA
- the LOC132036538 gene encoding squalene epoxidase 3-like has product MLLINTNNNYLSFSVIFFSKKHSFPVSASQTTPSPPPKSPLSQSNITKKRLPFVSLSKSDEKMVNFMMDKYIVPSFIVSLLGFLLLYILRPRTPNYYKKKDNKSGETNNVITNKCKSEKGSDNTDVIVVGAGVAGAALAHTLGKEGRRVLVIERDLAEPNRIVGELLQPGGYLKLIELGLEDCVEDIDAQRVVGYALFKDGKSTSVSYPLENFHSDVAGRSFHNGRFIQKMREKAATLPNVRLEQGTVISLIEENGSIKGVQYKTKAGQELKAHAPLTVVCDGCFSNLRRSLCDPKVDIPSCFVGLVLELENDRLPYPNHGHVILADPSPILFYPISSTEIRCLVDVPGQKLPSLANGDMANYLKTMVAPQVPPELHDAFLSAIDKGHIRTMPNRSMPAAPYPTPGALLLGDSFNMRHPLTGGGMTVALSDIAVLRNLLMPLQDLNDADELCKYLESFYTLRKPVASTINTLAGALYKVFCASPDQARREMREACFDYLSLGGTCSTGPVALLSGLNPSPLSLVLHFFAVAIYGVGRLFVPFPSPKRLWIGARLISSASGIIFPIIKAEGIRQMFFPTTIPAYHRAPPVNKGSD; this is encoded by the exons ATGCTTCTtataaataccaacaacaactaCCTCTCTTTCTCCGTCATCTTCTTCTCTAAAAAACACAGTTTTCCTGTTTCTGCAAGCCAAACAACCCCTTCTCCACCACCCAAATCACCATTATCTCAGTCCAATATTACAAAGAAAAGGTTACCCTTTGTCTCTCTATCCAAATCGGACGAGAAAATGGTGAATTTCATGATGGATAAATATATTGTTCCCAGTTTTATTGTTTCTCTGTTGGGGTTCcttcttctttatattttaagaccaagaacacccaattATTATAAGAAGAAAGACAATAAATCTGGTGAGACCAACAATGTAATTACAAACAAATGTAAATCAGAGAAAGGGAGCGATAATACGGATGTAATTGTTGTTGGAGCTGGGGTTGCTGGTGCTGCTCTTGCTCATACCCTTGGCAAG GAAGGGCGCAGAGTTCTCGTCATTGAAAGGGATTTGGCAGAGCCCAACCGGATTGTCGGCGAGTTGCTACAGCCTGGGGGTTATCTTAAATTGATTGAGTTGGGCCTTGAAG ATTGTGTTGAGGATATTGATGCCCAGCGGGTGGTTGGATATGCTCTTTTCAAAGATGGAAAGAGCACAAGCGTTTCTTATCCCTTGGAAAATTTCCATTCGGATGTGGCTGGGAGAAGCTTCCACAATGGGCGTTTCATACAAAAGATGAGAGAAAAAGCAGCTACTCTTCCCAA TGTACGATTGGAGCAAGGCACCGTAATATCCTTGATTGAAGAAAATGGATCCATCAAGGGTGTTCAGTACAAAACGAAGGCTGGTCAAGAACTTAAAGCACATGCTCCTCTTACAGTAGTTTGTGATGGGTGCTTTTCAAACTTGCGTCGCTCTCTTTGTGACCCTAAG GTTGATATTCCGTCTTGCTTTGTTGGTCTGGTATTGGAATTGGAGAATGATCGGCTTCCATACCCAAACCATGGGCATGTTATTCTGGCAGATCCTTCTCCCATCTTATTTTATCCTATCAGTAGCACGGAAATTCGCTGCTTGGTCGATGTACCTGGTCAAAAGCTTCCTTCTCTTGCTAATGGTGATATGGCAAATTATTTGAAGACTATGGTGGCTCCCCAG GTCCCACCTGAGCTACATGATGCGTTTCTATCTGCAATTGATAAGGGACATATTAGAACTATGCCAAATAGGAGCATGCCAGCTGCTCCCTATCCTACACCTGGAGCTCTGTTGCTAGGTGATTCTTTCAACATGCGCCATCCTTTAACTGGTGGGGGAATGACTGTTGCGCTTTCAGACATTGCAGTGTTAAGGAATCTCCTTATGCCGTTGCAAGACCTGAATGATGCAGATGAATTATGTAAATATCTGGAGTCCTTTTATACTTTGCGCAAG CCAGTGGCTTCCACGATAAATACTTTGGCTGGAGCTCTGTATAAAGTGTTCTGTGCTTCTCCTGATCAAGCAAGGAGGGAAATGCGAGAGGCATGTTTTGACTATTTGAGCCTTGGAGGCACATGTTCAACAGGACCCGTAGCTCTACTCTCTGGTCTTAATCCTAGCCCACTGAGCCTGGTGCTCCATTTCTTTGCAGTGGCCATTTATGGAGTTGGTCGTTTATTTGTACCTTTTCCTTCTCCAAAGAGGTTGTGGATCGGAGCTAGATTAATTTCG tctGCATCAGGCATCATATTTCCCATCATAAAGGCAGAAGGGATCCGGCAAATGTTCttcccaacaacaataccagcaTATCACAGAGCTCCTCCCGTAAACAAGGGATCAGATTAA